One genomic window of Muntiacus reevesi chromosome 4, mMunRee1.1, whole genome shotgun sequence includes the following:
- the SERPINB13 gene encoding serpin B13 isoform X2 → MDSLAPASTWFGLDLFKDLSKADEGNVLFSPAGISATIGMLPPVAPGATATQVQEVPFSEKDTESSRIKEEKELEKTEDVHHQFQSVLSEISKPNDDYELKIANRLFGEKTYLFLQKYLDYVEKHYHASLEPVDFVNAADESRKKINSWVESQTNEKIKDLLPDGSLSSSIKLVVVNIIYFKGQWNSEFKKENTKEEEFWLNKSTSKSVLMMTQRQSFSFKTLEDVPAKILGLPYRNHDLSMFVLLPNDIDGLEKIIDKITPEKLIEWTSAGRMEERAVDLRLPRFRAAGSYDLAAASAGLCAAGLAGSPGGAGLRARRLLHRAVLEVTEEGAEAAAAAAVGFAVTAAPAWERFHCDHPFLFFIRHNESDSVLFFGRFSSP, encoded by the exons ATGGACTCGCTGGCCCCAGCAAGCACTTGGTTTGGGTTGGATCTTTTCAAAGACCTGAGTAAAGCGGATGAAGGCAACGTCTTGTTTTCCCCTGCGGGCATCTCAGCCACCATCGGAATGCTGCCCCCGGTGGCCCCGGGGGCCACTGCCACCCAGGTGCAGGAG GTGCCTTTCTctgaaaaagacacagaaagctcaagaatcaaagaagaaaaagag TTAGAGAAGACAGAAGACGTACATCACCAGTTCCAAAGTGTTTTGAGTGAGATAAGCAAACCCAACGATGATTATGAACTGAAAATAGCCAACCGGCTGTTTGGAGAAAAGACATACCTCTTCCTTCAA AAATACTTAGATTATGTTGAAAAACATTACCATGCTTCTCTGGAACCTGTTGATTTTGTAAATGCAGCAGATGAAAGTCGAAAGAAGATTAATTCCTGGGTTGAAAGCCAAACAAATG AAAAAATCAAGGACCTGCTTCCAGACGGCTCTTTAAGCAGCTCCATCAAGCTGGTGGTGGtgaacataatttattttaaagggcAATGGAACAGtgagtttaagaaagaaaataccaaGGAGGAGGAATTTTGGCTGAATAAG agcacaagcAAGTCTGTGCTGATGATGACACAGCGCCAGTCCTTTAGCTTCAAGACCCTGGAGGACGTGCCAGCCAAAATTCTGGGCCTTCCGTATCGAAACCATGACCTCAGCATGTTCGTGCTGCTGCCCAATGACATCGACGGTCTGGAGAAG aTCATAGATAAAATAACTCCTGAGAAGTTAATAGAGTGGACTAGCGCGGGGCGCATGGAAGAGAGGGCCGTGGACTTGCGCCTGCCCCGGTTCCGGGCGGCCGGCAGCTACGACCTGGCGGCCGCCTCCGCGGGGCTGTGCGCCGCCGGCCTCGCGGGGAGCCCCGGGGGCGCCGGGCTGCGGGCCCGCAGGCTGCTGCACAGGGCGGTGCTGGAGGTGACCGAGGAGGGCGCGGAGgctgcggccgccgccgccgtggGCTTCGCCGTCACGGCGGCCCCAGCCTGGGAACGCTTTCACTGCGATCaccctttcctcttcttcatcAGGCACAACGAGTCCGACAGCGTCCTTTTCTTTGGCCGATTTTCTTCTCCTTAG
- the SERPINB13 gene encoding serpin B13 isoform X1, whose translation MDSLAPASTWFGLDLFKDLSKADEGNVLFSPAGISATIGMLPPVAPGATATQVQEVPFSEKDTESSRIKEEKEVGRQGLPWWRTEKTEDVHHQFQSVLSEISKPNDDYELKIANRLFGEKTYLFLQKYLDYVEKHYHASLEPVDFVNAADESRKKINSWVESQTNEKIKDLLPDGSLSSSIKLVVVNIIYFKGQWNSEFKKENTKEEEFWLNKSTSKSVLMMTQRQSFSFKTLEDVPAKILGLPYRNHDLSMFVLLPNDIDGLEKIIDKITPEKLIEWTSAGRMEERAVDLRLPRFRAAGSYDLAAASAGLCAAGLAGSPGGAGLRARRLLHRAVLEVTEEGAEAAAAAAVGFAVTAAPAWERFHCDHPFLFFIRHNESDSVLFFGRFSSP comes from the exons ATGGACTCGCTGGCCCCAGCAAGCACTTGGTTTGGGTTGGATCTTTTCAAAGACCTGAGTAAAGCGGATGAAGGCAACGTCTTGTTTTCCCCTGCGGGCATCTCAGCCACCATCGGAATGCTGCCCCCGGTGGCCCCGGGGGCCACTGCCACCCAGGTGCAGGAG GTGCCTTTCTctgaaaaagacacagaaagctcaagaatcaaagaagaaaaagaggtggggagacaagggcttccctggtggcgcactg AGAAGACAGAAGACGTACATCACCAGTTCCAAAGTGTTTTGAGTGAGATAAGCAAACCCAACGATGATTATGAACTGAAAATAGCCAACCGGCTGTTTGGAGAAAAGACATACCTCTTCCTTCAA AAATACTTAGATTATGTTGAAAAACATTACCATGCTTCTCTGGAACCTGTTGATTTTGTAAATGCAGCAGATGAAAGTCGAAAGAAGATTAATTCCTGGGTTGAAAGCCAAACAAATG AAAAAATCAAGGACCTGCTTCCAGACGGCTCTTTAAGCAGCTCCATCAAGCTGGTGGTGGtgaacataatttattttaaagggcAATGGAACAGtgagtttaagaaagaaaataccaaGGAGGAGGAATTTTGGCTGAATAAG agcacaagcAAGTCTGTGCTGATGATGACACAGCGCCAGTCCTTTAGCTTCAAGACCCTGGAGGACGTGCCAGCCAAAATTCTGGGCCTTCCGTATCGAAACCATGACCTCAGCATGTTCGTGCTGCTGCCCAATGACATCGACGGTCTGGAGAAG aTCATAGATAAAATAACTCCTGAGAAGTTAATAGAGTGGACTAGCGCGGGGCGCATGGAAGAGAGGGCCGTGGACTTGCGCCTGCCCCGGTTCCGGGCGGCCGGCAGCTACGACCTGGCGGCCGCCTCCGCGGGGCTGTGCGCCGCCGGCCTCGCGGGGAGCCCCGGGGGCGCCGGGCTGCGGGCCCGCAGGCTGCTGCACAGGGCGGTGCTGGAGGTGACCGAGGAGGGCGCGGAGgctgcggccgccgccgccgtggGCTTCGCCGTCACGGCGGCCCCAGCCTGGGAACGCTTTCACTGCGATCaccctttcctcttcttcatcAGGCACAACGAGTCCGACAGCGTCCTTTTCTTTGGCCGATTTTCTTCTCCTTAG
- the LOC136167692 gene encoding serpin B3-like isoform X1 — MSSLGEAIIHLAIDLFHQIRKSKKENIFYSPFSISSALAMTYLGARENTASEMQKVLHFNEITENPRGRATRNLVEKPGNVHHHFQKLLTELKKSTDAYELSVANRLYGEKEFPFLQEYMDNVKKFYLASVESADFKNAAEESRKMINSWVESQTNEKIKDLFPKDSLDSSTALVLVNAVYFKGQWNQEFKKENTVDEKFWLNKDTSKPVQMMRQANRFNFVSLEDVQAKILEIPYKGDELSMTVLLPNEVDGLQELEDQLTAEKLIEWTSPQNMGKRQVDLYLPRFKVEESYDLVPTLQALGMVDAFRDEVADFSGMTGRRDLVVSKVVHKCFVKVAEEGTEAAAASGVEITVRAGRNSESFRCDHPFLFLIKHVETNSILFCGRVSSP, encoded by the exons ATGAGTTCCCTCGGTGAAGCAATCATACACCTTGCAATCGATCTGTTCCACCAGATCAGAaaatcaaagaaggaaaacatcTTCTATTCCCCTTTCAGTATCTCGTCAGCCTTAGCCATGACTTACTTAGGGGCCCGAGAAAACACCGCATCAGAAATGCAGAAG GTCCTTCACTTCAATGAAATCACAGAGAACCCAAGAGGAAGAGCTACAAGAAATCTC GTTGAAAAGCCAGGAAATGTTCATCATCACTTTCAAAAGCTTCTGACGGAATTAAAGAAATCCACTGATGCCTATGAGCTGAGTGTCGCCAACAGGCTCTATGGAGAAAAGGAGTTTCCGTTTCTCCAG GAATACATGGATAATGTTAAGAAATTTTATCTAGCCAGTGTGGAATCTGCTGATTTTAAAAATGCTGCAGAGGAAAGTCGAAAGATGATTAATTCCTGGGTGGAGAGCCAAACCAATG AAAAAATCAAAGATCTGTTTCCCAAAGACTCTCTCGACAGCTCTACTGCTCTGGTTCTGGTGAACGCTGTCTATTTCAAAGGGCAGTGGAACCaggaatttaagaaagaaaatactgtggACGAAAAGTTTTGGCTGAACAAG GATACAAGCAAACCTGTGCAGATGATGAGACAAGCCAATCGTTTCAATTTCGTGTCACTGGAGGACGTGCAAGCCAAGATCCTGGAAATACCGTACAAAGGCGATGAGCTAAGCATGACGGTGCTGCTGCCCAATGAAGTAGATGGTCTGCAGGAG CTTGAAGATCAGCTCACTGCTGAGAAGTTAATAGAGTGGACGAGCCCACAGAATATGGGGAAGAGACAAGTGGATTTATACCTGCCTCGGTTTAAAGTGGAAGAGAGCTATGACCTCGTGCCCACACTGCAAGCCCTGGGGATGGTGGACGCCTTCCGTGATGAGGTGGCTGATTTCTCGGGCATGACCGGGAGGCGTGATCTGGTGGTGTCAAAGGTCGTCCACAAGTGCTTTGTGAAGGTGGCTGAGGAGGGCACGGAGGCCGCAGCTGCTTCCGGCGTAGAAATTACTGTAAGAGCAGGAAGAAATTCTGAGAGTTTCCGCTGCGATCACCCTTTCCTGTTCCTCATCAAGCACGTCGAGACCAACAGCATCCTCTTCTGTGGCCGCGTCTCTTCCCCGTAG
- the LOC136167692 gene encoding serpin B3-like isoform X2: protein MSSLGEAIIHLAIDLFHQIRKSKKENIFYSPFSISSALAMTYLGARENTASEMQKVLHFNEITENPRGRATRNLVEKPGNVHHHFQKLLTELKKSTDAYELSVANRLYGEKEFPFLQEYMDNVKKFYLASVESADFKNAAEESRKMINSWVESQTNEKIKDLFPKDSLDSSTALVLVNAVYFKGQWNQEFKKENTVDEKFWLNKDVQAKILEIPYKGDELSMTVLLPNEVDGLQELEDQLTAEKLIEWTSPQNMGKRQVDLYLPRFKVEESYDLVPTLQALGMVDAFRDEVADFSGMTGRRDLVVSKVVHKCFVKVAEEGTEAAAASGVEITVRAGRNSESFRCDHPFLFLIKHVETNSILFCGRVSSP from the exons ATGAGTTCCCTCGGTGAAGCAATCATACACCTTGCAATCGATCTGTTCCACCAGATCAGAaaatcaaagaaggaaaacatcTTCTATTCCCCTTTCAGTATCTCGTCAGCCTTAGCCATGACTTACTTAGGGGCCCGAGAAAACACCGCATCAGAAATGCAGAAG GTCCTTCACTTCAATGAAATCACAGAGAACCCAAGAGGAAGAGCTACAAGAAATCTC GTTGAAAAGCCAGGAAATGTTCATCATCACTTTCAAAAGCTTCTGACGGAATTAAAGAAATCCACTGATGCCTATGAGCTGAGTGTCGCCAACAGGCTCTATGGAGAAAAGGAGTTTCCGTTTCTCCAG GAATACATGGATAATGTTAAGAAATTTTATCTAGCCAGTGTGGAATCTGCTGATTTTAAAAATGCTGCAGAGGAAAGTCGAAAGATGATTAATTCCTGGGTGGAGAGCCAAACCAATG AAAAAATCAAAGATCTGTTTCCCAAAGACTCTCTCGACAGCTCTACTGCTCTGGTTCTGGTGAACGCTGTCTATTTCAAAGGGCAGTGGAACCaggaatttaagaaagaaaatactgtggACGAAAAGTTTTGGCTGAACAAG GACGTGCAAGCCAAGATCCTGGAAATACCGTACAAAGGCGATGAGCTAAGCATGACGGTGCTGCTGCCCAATGAAGTAGATGGTCTGCAGGAG CTTGAAGATCAGCTCACTGCTGAGAAGTTAATAGAGTGGACGAGCCCACAGAATATGGGGAAGAGACAAGTGGATTTATACCTGCCTCGGTTTAAAGTGGAAGAGAGCTATGACCTCGTGCCCACACTGCAAGCCCTGGGGATGGTGGACGCCTTCCGTGATGAGGTGGCTGATTTCTCGGGCATGACCGGGAGGCGTGATCTGGTGGTGTCAAAGGTCGTCCACAAGTGCTTTGTGAAGGTGGCTGAGGAGGGCACGGAGGCCGCAGCTGCTTCCGGCGTAGAAATTACTGTAAGAGCAGGAAGAAATTCTGAGAGTTTCCGCTGCGATCACCCTTTCCTGTTCCTCATCAAGCACGTCGAGACCAACAGCATCCTCTTCTGTGGCCGCGTCTCTTCCCCGTAG